The nucleotide window CATCACACCGAAAAACAAATACGCAActataaaaaccaaaatttcgtTGATACAAGCCTTCTTTGTGAAACTTACCACGTTATTGTAGAGGGCAGGAGGAAGAACTGCGCCATCTCCTCTTTCCTCCAGGAAGATGAGAATCATTTCGATAATGCCTTTAGGGTCCATGATGTGGAAAGCTCTTACTCGCATATCCTTCTCTAGTGAATGCAGACAACTTTCACATACAATAGCAGGACGACGGGAAGGGAGCTTTAGATTTCTACACGATgaacaaaaattgaagaggacaGAGATCAACATATTATAATTATGAAAGTAAAGAAACAAGAAGCTAAATAACAAAAAACATATTGACGAAATGCACCTTAATTCATCACACCAATGGACAAGAAACATGTTTTATACTAAGTACTATAGTCTCATTGTGTATAGTTACATCGGTGAATCATAAAGAGCGTCATCTGACGGAGGAACCACTCACTTTGGTGATTCTTCACCGGTGTCATCTTCCCCAAGAACGCCCTGTCTCAGCACTGTTTCTAACATGCCAGCGGTCTGGTACCTTAGCGAAAATGCTTTCTCATTGGGGAAGAAGCCAATCTGCAGACTAATCACAACGGATGTTCAACGGAAAACAATTCATCACAAAACTTGTTTCTAAGCTATATCTTAACGGGGCAGAAACCGATCAGTGATCCAATCCCCAAACACTCTGAAAACCTCACCTGCTGATACTTGTCCACCGTGAACATGTTCGTTTCTTTAATTTTGTACTCCGCCCACTCCACCTCCTCATCTAATTCAGAAAATGAAGTGCTTGATGGAGCTTGTTTAATATATAATCTGCAAAGCACGATATCATTAAACCATCAGAACAAACTAAACATGCTCACTAATATTcaataaacaaatttaatttcgACCAATCATAAACTTTTCGCTTATCCGAAGCTTACGTTTGAATGAGACTGATGAGTTCATCTTCCCCATAAGAGCTAGCTGCAAGCTTTGTACTCACTTTATGCAACAGATTCCCAACAGTATCAAATTGCTAAAATATCACTCGAACTAATTAATAATCTGAACTAATCAAACACCAGAATTCATATGATTCCTGTTATCTGAACACACATTATCTGTTTGGCTACCCAGAAAATGCAGGAATAAAAATTCAATCTTTCATTAACTAATCCcagaaaaccaaattaaacaacAACCCAGCAAGATTTACATGCATTTTTCTCAGAAAGTTGAGAAAATTTCAGTCTTgccaaacaaaacataaaacaaaatcccatgtaaatttttcattttttttcatgcgTTTTCTCAATCAAACACATCCCAAATTTTAGAGACCAAACCAGTTACTTACAAAGAAGGAACCTTGCCAATTTCCCACGTTCAGATTAACGAAGCCGCAAAGATTGTCGATGCTCATTGCTTCCTCGCTGGGCTTTCGAGCTTCATCTTGGACTGCGGTGGAAGAAGACAAGTTGGAAGCTCGGATTCCGGGGCTCCGGATTGTAGCAATGGAGCGAGAAAACGGGTTCGTGGTGTAAAGGTTGGTGGGTAGGAGTTGGATTTTGTTGAGGTTTGGTGGGTTGGGGATGGGAGGGAGTGAAAGTGAGTAGCAGTAAGTGGAAGCCATGAAAGCAAACTGTGAAGAGCTCAGAGCAGAACAGAGGAGAAGACGCTGCGCTGTTTTATCATCTTATCTCAAAAATGGGCTTTAAAGGCCCATGCTTTTTTCCCCTATAACTATTTGGGTAAAGCCCTCTTCAAATCAAAGCAATAAcataggggtggttcggtatgggatcccataccaaaacccttgtcccgattcccaaatCTAAATTTTCGGGAATTCCAATTTCGATCCCGattccaaaccaaattttcgggaatcccaattttcgggaatcccgaaatagtttcggaATTTCGGGaaaatcgggaatcccaaaatagttttgggcttttgggcttttgggcttttggactaaaatttgaTATGGTATTTGGGCTGCCAATCTGTTGAATATAACCATATAGACACaaatcttttctttgtttttgttttttaaggagaaattttgcTAACTAACTAAAACATGAAATGACATAGAGTTCTCAACGAATAAAACCATAACACAATCtgtgcagtgtgcagtgtgccaATCTGTGCAGTGTGCAAATCTGTGCAGTGTGCCAATCTGCCCAATCTGTGCAGTGTGCACAAATCTGTGCACAATGACAATAGCACAAATCTGTGCACAATAACAATAGCATAAATCTGCCTATTCAATTTCTACTACAAATGcatgcaataaaaataaattaagtaacaaatccaaaagcaaaaaaattagttacaagccaaggttttaaaataaataaagtaacaaacccaaaagaaatacgagccaaagtttcaataattaagttacaaaccaaaagccAAAAAGCAAAGCTTAAAGTTTATGAAGATTGTTGGCCTCTTCGGCCCCTTCGGCCCCTAGATCTTGTTGATGCTTGTGGTTGCTCCCTTCTTGTTGGTACTTGTGCTCTTCCCCTTAATGTTGATGGTTGAGCCATTCCCCTTACAATGGATGGTCGTGGAGGTAGTGATTGATTTTGACGTTATTGAACTTGAACTTGAGGTAGTCGAGGAGGTGGAGGTGGCATTTCATTTTCGTGTGTTGTATTCTCCTCACCTCCCAAATTAGCCGTACCTAAAACAATAAACCACAAATCATTTACATTGAATTATAGTCTAATAGATAATAAAtactaagaaaataaaagaggaaaTTAAATTGTTTACTTACTTCTTTCTAAGCGTTCAAGCTCTTGGTAGAAATGGAATTCGTCAAGTGTAGGCTCCTTGTAGAAACAAAATTCCTTTCCTCTAAGCCAATCACTAGTACACACTAAAGCCTCAACCGTTTTAGGTGTTAAGGAAGTTCTAAAAGGATCAACAACTCTCCCACCAAGACTAAAGGCATTCTCACTAGCAACGGTGCTACTAGGAAGGGCCAATACATCCTTAGCAACTTTACTAAGAGTTGGATATTGAGCACAATTTCCTTTCCACCAATCCAAAAGATTGAAACCCTCATATGTTAGGCTTTGATGTGGATCATTGAAGTACATATCCACTTCATTGGCTATCTCATTTTGTTGTGCCTCCGCTCTCTTTCGTTGGATCTTCTTTGCCATCCTTGAAGCTACATCAATATCTACGATCACACCCCCCACATCATCTAGTACAACACTCGATCTTTGCTCCACATTTGAGGTAGCACTACTACTAGTACTACTAGTACTACTACTACTAGGGACCACATTTGAGCTACATGTTAGTTAAACGATGGGGTCAACTTTCATTTGCGAACGCAATGATGATACATTTATCTTGTGAAATATTTCCAAGTAGAAACAAGTAAATGGGTAAAACACGACATAAATTTGGAAGAGAGATTTTAAATGAGCTTATAAATCTATATGTATTCAATGGAAGTCTACGGGGTATAGATTTTTAAAAAGTTTATaaaattctatgaaaatcaGAGTATATTCACGTTTGAAGTAGTTCATAAAACTCCAAATGTATTCAATTATGATTGGGTTTTAAAGTACGTTTCCAAGGAGAAACAAGTAAATGGGTAAAACACGACATAAATTTGGAAGAGAGATTTTAAATGAACTTATAAATCTATATGTATTCAATCGAAGTCTAGGGggatatatttttaaaaagtttataaaattctatgaaaatcaGAGTGTATTCACGTTTGAAGTAGTTTATAAAACTCCAAATGTATTCAATTATGATTGGGTTTTAAAGTATGTTTACAAGGAGAAACAAGTAAATGGGTAACACACGACATAAATTTGGAAGAGAGATTTTAAATGAGCTTATAAATCTATATGTATGCAATGGAAGTCTATGGGTATAGATTTTTAAAAAGTTTATAAAATTCTATGGAAATCAGAGTGTATTTACATTTGAAGTAGTTCATAAAACTTCAAatgtattcaattataattgggttttaaagtattttaataataataaattttgatGGATTTAGAGGAATTTTATAATGTTTTTGAGGCTTGATAGAATCAGGCCTCAgcccttattttttttaatgatttcaccaaaaattcacGTATATGTTAAACTCCATGAATTTAtaactattttaaaatatttcaaaatctcaattgaatacaaacCATTATCCATTACAACTCATTAAATGGTTCACAATCTACagaatgagagatttttcagtatgccGAACTATGCGGTACACaagtataataatataattgtttgaaaactaaaacaaattctaatcaaattaaattaacaCATGATGTATCGGCCTTTGTTCCCTACACACTGAAATAATTCTCTTACCCAACATATTTAATGAGTCGTTTGTTAATGTTTTTTCCGTTTCAAAATCCCCAAATAATCTCTCTCGCCACCCActctctgctgctgctgctctctctctctctctctctctctcccttaaaCAAAGTAGAACAAAATAATACTACATGATACATCGCTTTCTCTCTCAGACATAAATTTTCAACGCTCAAAGATCTCAGCGAAGTCTTGTTAATGAGGAGAAACCATTACAAATGGTTCTTGCtagaaaaaggaaataaaaaataaaaaataaataaataacatgcCAAGCATTGGGCAAGCTTAGAAATTCGCAAGGGATAAAGAACACCAAAAAATTGCAAATTGGGTTGAATCTGGGTATGAAAGTTCAAGAATTTCATTCAATTCAAGGCTACAATTAAATGCCTTGCATAGCCTTGCACCCAAAAGAACATACAGAAGATCCTGATCACCACCACATATAATTCGCTTTTATATATAACTAACTAGCTAGAGCGTCCACATTAAAGCTAAGCAAAGGGCAATGGATAGAAACAACATCTCAGCGGCGGAGGAGGTTAGTGAATTTGGAGGACAAGCCACACTTGTAGCCGGAGCAAGTGCTGGAGCAAGTTCTGGAGCAGGTGGGAGCCCATCGTGGACAGTCAGATAAAGCTTCATGCCATGCCAGCAGTAACCTCCGCCGGAGAGGAAGTAATACGGCCTTGCCTCTGTGAGTTGATACACATCTCGCCCTCCCCGGGTTATGTTCTTTATGAAGCCTTGATCATTGCAGTTCTCGTAGCTCGTCTTGTTCACCTCCAGAACATTGTAGTACCTCTTGTCAAAGTTGAATACTTGAAAACAAAGCAATGTATGCTCAAAGTCAGCAACTTCTAATGCACaactaaaggaaaaaaaaagggacaatCTCAGACCAACAAAACTGTTTCCAATTATGCAATTTTATCTTTGCTTTACAAACGAACAACGTTTTGGTTGCGCCAAGGCTCTTATTTCTCAATATAAtttatcaaaattttgaattgaGAATTGTTTTAGAAGATGTTAAATACACATATATtttgtgagagagagatgatgACAAACGTACTGAGCCATTCGCCGACGTAAACCTGTTCATTTACCGCCCACTCAGTGTAATTGACGTTCTGATCCCAACCCTGTTTGCCTCCCACCTTATGCAGAATAGCGGTTGCAGACGCCATTAGCCACCCCATCGTTATTACTACGGCCACCATCACTCCCGAATTCATCATCCGCATCGCTTAACTTCACACACTAATGTCTGCTTTCTCtgtaaaccctaatttataacTGTTTGGCAAATAATGGTGATGGTAATGGTGGTATTTATTCGGAAGGTGAAGGGACGAATGGTAATCTGCCTCGAGAGGAACGTGGGGGTTTTCTTTTCGAGCTCAAAGTACGAGGGTGTGAGTCAAGATTACGTAATGGTTACTTACACACTTGCATGAGAGACACGAAGGCTTTTTGGTTTATTTGGGTACGTGGCATGAGGTGATTGGTGGTTACAAATAATTTGGTGACATTGGTGGGGTCCAAGTCATCTCAACTCCCATCCTACAAAGAATGTTTCAGAGCAGTTACAATCGTTACACTTGCTCGACTGAGACTGACTGACTGATTGAATTTGAGGAGATTTTTATTATGCTGCATAAAATATGTATGAGAAATGCTAAAAAGATTCTTTCAAATGTgtaattatttatataatttctctgtcattttatattttttgcacAAAGTTTTATTATGTTGGCATAAAAATTAACGTTGAACTGTGAGGTCGTAGAAAATCTATAAAGAATCATACCTTGAGtgtaaaatcataatttttggTTTCAAACATCCAAATAAGTTACCATATCAAAATTAATAGCAGGCCTAAAAACCTTTAGACTTATGCTCAAATTTGAAGAATAATAATtgattaaaataaaatcaaaagttTTGGTTTCCAAAAATCCAAATGAATTATCGTATCAAAATTAATAGCTGGCCTAAACGCCCTTAGACTTATGCTCACATTCGAAAAATAATATGATGAAATGAAAGGACATtacaattattttatatattgttTAGAAGTTTTTAATTGTATTTCACAGTTTTTTAAGAGTTAGGTTCTTCGTCAAGTATACAATTACATAAATTTAACAGTCAAAATTTTCAGAGTAAGATACCACGGAGTGTAAGAGAAGGAGAATTTCTGAAGTTTGGGAGTGTTTTGATGTTGGTATTGTAACTGGTTCAGTGCAGAACAAGGCTTgtaaggggggggggggaagcaAGCAACCTGCTGCAAAGCAAACAAACAGattcttaaaatttgattttggtttgattttgaatTGATTTGAAGAGAGAaactaaagaaaagtaaaaaaaattaaagcctgcctaattttttttttttaaaaaaagcaTTAACATAAAGCataagagatagagagaggatGAACTTGTACTGTATCAaataaaggaaaagaaggaagaatAAAAGCAAATTTGATCCTACAAAGAAACAAAGatagcaagaaaaaaaattaaaaatataaaaaaaagacaaaagaaaGTAAACAGAAAttctgtttaaaaaaaaatt belongs to Malus sylvestris chromosome 17, drMalSylv7.2, whole genome shotgun sequence and includes:
- the LOC126610911 gene encoding lamin-like protein codes for the protein MRMMNSGVMVAVVITMGWLMASATAILHKVGGKQGWDQNVNYTEWAVNEQVYVGEWLIFNFDKRYYNVLEVNKTSYENCNDQGFIKNITRGGRDVYQLTEARPYYFLSGGGYCWHGMKLYLTVHDGLPPAPELAPALAPATSVACPPNSLTSSAAEMLFLSIALCLALMWTL
- the LOC126610906 gene encoding uncharacterized protein LOC126610906, with amino-acid sequence MASTYCYSLSLPPIPNPPNLNKIQLLPTNLYTTNPFSRSIATIRSPGIRASNLSSSTAVQDEARKPSEEAMSIDNLCGFVNLNVGNWQGSFFQFDTVGNLLHKVSTKLAASSYGEDELISLIQTLYIKQAPSSTSFSELDEEVEWAEYKIKETNMFTVDKYQQIGFFPNEKAFSLRYQTAGMLETVLRQGVLGEDDTGEESPKNLKLPSRRPAIVCESCLHSLEKDMRVRAFHIMDPKGIIEMILIFLEERGDGAVLPPALYNNVENTDRIVPFLGTWKGHSVTKRSGVYGSTMAEADIVATLEMDDNGHVIQGITSTSAAGDVTTNVPWTGIKSDNLITFNGGYQMTLLPGGMYMGCPCEVGNNVAESLSFHLEFCWLEGLGKRQRLVRTYDVEGQAVSTTYFHETKM